One region of Zingiber officinale cultivar Zhangliang chromosome 7B, Zo_v1.1, whole genome shotgun sequence genomic DNA includes:
- the LOC122006045 gene encoding glycine-rich RNA-binding protein 4, mitochondrial-like, translating into MAFCRKLSGLVGQGILKNSIIGGSNESFQMLNSVRYMSTKLFVGGLSWGTDDNALKEAFDSFGNVIEARVVTDRDTGRSRGFGFVNFDNDKSANDALAGMDGQELQGRSIRVSLANERPPRSGFGGGGFGGGGYGGGGGYGGGSAGQNDY; encoded by the exons ATGGCATTTTGTCGGAAACTTAGTGGCTTAGTTGGGCAAGGAATTCTTAAAAATAGCATAATAGGTGGATCAAATGAGTCTTTCCAAATGCTTAACTCAGTTCGCTATATGTCTACAAAACTTTTTGTTGGAG GTCTCTCTTGGGGTACTGATGACAACGCACTTAAGGAAGCATTTGACAGTTTTGGGAATGTGATTGAAG CAAGAGTCGTCACTGATAGAGACACAGGAAGGTCTAGAGGGTTTGGGTTTGTCAACTTTGATAATGATAAATCAGCAAACGATGCTTTGGCTGGCATGGATGGGCAG GAACTGCAAGGCCGGAGCATTCGCGTTAGCTTAGCTAATGAAAGACCACCACGGAGTGGTTTTGGAGGAGGCGGTTTTGGCGGCGGTGGCTATGGTGGCGGCGGTGGTTATGGCGGCGGATCTGCAGGACAAAATGACTATTGA